A genome region from Carya illinoinensis cultivar Pawnee chromosome 2, C.illinoinensisPawnee_v1, whole genome shotgun sequence includes the following:
- the LOC122300963 gene encoding 3-epi-6-deoxocathasterone 23-monooxygenase CYP90D1-like isoform X2, producing MMDMSMWIVLGTAIFLTTMILYRKRFRLRSLQRSTLPLGTLGWPFIGETIEFVSCAYSDRPETFMDKRCRIYGKVFKSHIFGSPTIVSTDAEVSKFVLQSDAKTFVPSYPKSLTELMGESSILLINGSLQRKIHGLIGAFFKSPHLKAQITKDMHKYVQESMETWEDDHPIYVQDEAKNIAFQVLVKALISLNPGEEMELLKKQFQEFISGLMSLPINIPGTQLYRSLKAKKKMANLVQNIIQARRKNGVSAASWVPKDVLDVLLNDSNEQLTDDLLADNMIDMMIPGEDSVPVLMTLAVKYLSDCPTALQQLTEENLELKKLKAQLGQPLRWSDYLSLPFTQTVITETLRMGNIIIGVMRKAMKDVEIKGYLIPKGWCFFAYFRSIHLDENHYDWPYKFDPWRWQDKDTSTTCNFTPFGGGQRLCPGLDLARLEASIFLHHLVTQFSWEAEEDTVVNFPTVRMKRRMPIWVKTKSRGDP from the exons ATGATGGACATGAGTATGTGGATTGTGTTAGGGACAGCAATTTTCTTGACCACCATGATTCTCTACAGGAAAAGGTTTAGACTCAGATCATTACAGAGAAGCACACTTCCTTTAGGCACTCTTGGATGGCCATTTATCGGGGAAACAATTGAGTTTGTATCTTGTGCTTACTCTGACCGCCCTGAGACATTCATGGATAAACGTTGCCGCAT ATATGGCAAGGTGTTTAAGTCACATATATTTGGAAGTCCGACCATTGTTTCGACGGATGCAGAAGTAAGTAAATTTGTTCTTCAAAGTGATGCAAAGACTTTTGTGCCGTCTTACCCCAAATCTCTCACGGAGCTGATGGGGGAATCTTCCATTTTGCTCATCAATGGGAGCCTACAAAGGAAAATCCATGGACTTATTGGAGCCTTCTTCAAGTCCCCACATCTCAAGGCTCAAATTACCAAGGACATGCACAAGTATGTTCAGGAATCGATGGAAACTTGGGAAGATGACCATCCCATATACGTACAAGATGAAGCCAAAAAc ATTGCGTTTCAAGTACTAGTCAAGGCATTGATTAGTTTGAATCCAGGTGAAGAAATGGAGCTTCTAAAGAAACAGTTCCAAGAATTCATCTCTGGACTCATGTCTTTACCCATAAACATTCCGGGAACTCAGCTATATCGATCACTAAAG GCAAAGAAGAAAATGGCTAATTTGGTACAAAATATAATCCAAGCTAGAAGAAAAAATGGCGTCTCGGCGGCCAGCTGGGTTCCGAAAGACGTGTTGGATGTTTTACTCAATGATTCAAACGAGCAATTAACGGACGATCTACTAGCAGATAACATGATTGACATGATGATTCCAGGAGAAGATTCAGTGCCGGTTCTTATGACTCTTGCAGTGAAATACCTCTCGGATTGCCCCACTGCTCTGCAGCAATTAACG GAGGAAAACTTGGAGCTGAAAAAACTCAAAGCTCAGCTTGGACAGCCTTTACGTTGGAGTGATTACTTATCATTGCCATTTACACAAACC GTGATTACGGAAACTTTAAGGATGGGAAACATTATAATTGGTGTGATGCGAAAGGCAATGAAAGACGTAGAGATAAAAGGGTATTTGATACCAAAAGGATGGTGTTTTTTCGCATATTTTAGATCGATTCATCTGGATGAAAATCACTACGACTGGCCTTACAAGTTCGATCCATGGAGATGGCAG GACAAAGACACGAGCACTACTTGTAATTTCACACCTTTTGGAGGTGGACAAAGGCTGTGTCCAGGCCTTGACTTGGCCAGGCTGGAAGCTTCCATCTTCCTGCACCACTTGGTCACTCAGTTCAG TTGGGAGGCTGAGGAAGATACAGTTGTTAACTTCCCCACTGTAAGAATGAAGAGGAGGATGCCAATATGGGTCAAAACCAAAAGTAGAGGTGACCCCTAA
- the LOC122300963 gene encoding 3-epi-6-deoxocathasterone 23-monooxygenase CYP90D1-like isoform X3 has translation MMDMSMWIVLGTAIFLTTMILYRKRFRLRSLQRSTLPLGTLGWPFIGETIEFVSCAYSDRPETFMDKRCRIYGKVFKSHIFGSPTIVSTDAEVSKFVLQSDAKTFVPSYPKSLTELMGESSILLINGSLQRKIHGLIGAFFKSPHLKAQITKDMHKYVQESMETWEDDHPIYVQDEAKNIAFQVLVKALISLNPGEEMELLKKQFQEFISGLMSLPINIPGTQLYRSLKAKKKMANLVQNIIQARRKNGVSAASWVPKDVLDVLLNDSNEQLTDDLLADNMIDMMIPGEDSVPVLMTLAVKYLSDCPTALQQLTEENLELKKLKAQLGQPLRWSDYLSLPFTQTDKDTSTTCNFTPFGGGQRLCPGLDLARLEASIFLHHLVTQFSCSWEAEEDTVVNFPTVRMKRRMPIWVKTKSRGDP, from the exons ATGATGGACATGAGTATGTGGATTGTGTTAGGGACAGCAATTTTCTTGACCACCATGATTCTCTACAGGAAAAGGTTTAGACTCAGATCATTACAGAGAAGCACACTTCCTTTAGGCACTCTTGGATGGCCATTTATCGGGGAAACAATTGAGTTTGTATCTTGTGCTTACTCTGACCGCCCTGAGACATTCATGGATAAACGTTGCCGCAT ATATGGCAAGGTGTTTAAGTCACATATATTTGGAAGTCCGACCATTGTTTCGACGGATGCAGAAGTAAGTAAATTTGTTCTTCAAAGTGATGCAAAGACTTTTGTGCCGTCTTACCCCAAATCTCTCACGGAGCTGATGGGGGAATCTTCCATTTTGCTCATCAATGGGAGCCTACAAAGGAAAATCCATGGACTTATTGGAGCCTTCTTCAAGTCCCCACATCTCAAGGCTCAAATTACCAAGGACATGCACAAGTATGTTCAGGAATCGATGGAAACTTGGGAAGATGACCATCCCATATACGTACAAGATGAAGCCAAAAAc ATTGCGTTTCAAGTACTAGTCAAGGCATTGATTAGTTTGAATCCAGGTGAAGAAATGGAGCTTCTAAAGAAACAGTTCCAAGAATTCATCTCTGGACTCATGTCTTTACCCATAAACATTCCGGGAACTCAGCTATATCGATCACTAAAG GCAAAGAAGAAAATGGCTAATTTGGTACAAAATATAATCCAAGCTAGAAGAAAAAATGGCGTCTCGGCGGCCAGCTGGGTTCCGAAAGACGTGTTGGATGTTTTACTCAATGATTCAAACGAGCAATTAACGGACGATCTACTAGCAGATAACATGATTGACATGATGATTCCAGGAGAAGATTCAGTGCCGGTTCTTATGACTCTTGCAGTGAAATACCTCTCGGATTGCCCCACTGCTCTGCAGCAATTAACG GAGGAAAACTTGGAGCTGAAAAAACTCAAAGCTCAGCTTGGACAGCCTTTACGTTGGAGTGATTACTTATCATTGCCATTTACACAAACC GACAAAGACACGAGCACTACTTGTAATTTCACACCTTTTGGAGGTGGACAAAGGCTGTGTCCAGGCCTTGACTTGGCCAGGCTGGAAGCTTCCATCTTCCTGCACCACTTGGTCACTCAGTTCAG CTGCAGTTGGGAGGCTGAGGAAGATACAGTTGTTAACTTCCCCACTGTAAGAATGAAGAGGAGGATGCCAATATGGGTCAAAACCAAAAGTAGAGGTGACCCCTAA
- the LOC122300963 gene encoding 3-epi-6-deoxocathasterone 23-monooxygenase CYP90D1-like isoform X1 translates to MMDMSMWIVLGTAIFLTTMILYRKRFRLRSLQRSTLPLGTLGWPFIGETIEFVSCAYSDRPETFMDKRCRIYGKVFKSHIFGSPTIVSTDAEVSKFVLQSDAKTFVPSYPKSLTELMGESSILLINGSLQRKIHGLIGAFFKSPHLKAQITKDMHKYVQESMETWEDDHPIYVQDEAKNIAFQVLVKALISLNPGEEMELLKKQFQEFISGLMSLPINIPGTQLYRSLKAKKKMANLVQNIIQARRKNGVSAASWVPKDVLDVLLNDSNEQLTDDLLADNMIDMMIPGEDSVPVLMTLAVKYLSDCPTALQQLTEENLELKKLKAQLGQPLRWSDYLSLPFTQTVITETLRMGNIIIGVMRKAMKDVEIKGYLIPKGWCFFAYFRSIHLDENHYDWPYKFDPWRWQDKDTSTTCNFTPFGGGQRLCPGLDLARLEASIFLHHLVTQFSCSWEAEEDTVVNFPTVRMKRRMPIWVKTKSRGDP, encoded by the exons ATGATGGACATGAGTATGTGGATTGTGTTAGGGACAGCAATTTTCTTGACCACCATGATTCTCTACAGGAAAAGGTTTAGACTCAGATCATTACAGAGAAGCACACTTCCTTTAGGCACTCTTGGATGGCCATTTATCGGGGAAACAATTGAGTTTGTATCTTGTGCTTACTCTGACCGCCCTGAGACATTCATGGATAAACGTTGCCGCAT ATATGGCAAGGTGTTTAAGTCACATATATTTGGAAGTCCGACCATTGTTTCGACGGATGCAGAAGTAAGTAAATTTGTTCTTCAAAGTGATGCAAAGACTTTTGTGCCGTCTTACCCCAAATCTCTCACGGAGCTGATGGGGGAATCTTCCATTTTGCTCATCAATGGGAGCCTACAAAGGAAAATCCATGGACTTATTGGAGCCTTCTTCAAGTCCCCACATCTCAAGGCTCAAATTACCAAGGACATGCACAAGTATGTTCAGGAATCGATGGAAACTTGGGAAGATGACCATCCCATATACGTACAAGATGAAGCCAAAAAc ATTGCGTTTCAAGTACTAGTCAAGGCATTGATTAGTTTGAATCCAGGTGAAGAAATGGAGCTTCTAAAGAAACAGTTCCAAGAATTCATCTCTGGACTCATGTCTTTACCCATAAACATTCCGGGAACTCAGCTATATCGATCACTAAAG GCAAAGAAGAAAATGGCTAATTTGGTACAAAATATAATCCAAGCTAGAAGAAAAAATGGCGTCTCGGCGGCCAGCTGGGTTCCGAAAGACGTGTTGGATGTTTTACTCAATGATTCAAACGAGCAATTAACGGACGATCTACTAGCAGATAACATGATTGACATGATGATTCCAGGAGAAGATTCAGTGCCGGTTCTTATGACTCTTGCAGTGAAATACCTCTCGGATTGCCCCACTGCTCTGCAGCAATTAACG GAGGAAAACTTGGAGCTGAAAAAACTCAAAGCTCAGCTTGGACAGCCTTTACGTTGGAGTGATTACTTATCATTGCCATTTACACAAACC GTGATTACGGAAACTTTAAGGATGGGAAACATTATAATTGGTGTGATGCGAAAGGCAATGAAAGACGTAGAGATAAAAGGGTATTTGATACCAAAAGGATGGTGTTTTTTCGCATATTTTAGATCGATTCATCTGGATGAAAATCACTACGACTGGCCTTACAAGTTCGATCCATGGAGATGGCAG GACAAAGACACGAGCACTACTTGTAATTTCACACCTTTTGGAGGTGGACAAAGGCTGTGTCCAGGCCTTGACTTGGCCAGGCTGGAAGCTTCCATCTTCCTGCACCACTTGGTCACTCAGTTCAG CTGCAGTTGGGAGGCTGAGGAAGATACAGTTGTTAACTTCCCCACTGTAAGAATGAAGAGGAGGATGCCAATATGGGTCAAAACCAAAAGTAGAGGTGACCCCTAA
- the LOC122300963 gene encoding 3-epi-6-deoxocathasterone 23-monooxygenase CYP90D1-like isoform X4 — translation MMDMSMWIVLGTAIFLTTMILYRKRFRLRSLQRSTLPLGTLGWPFIGETIEFVSCAYSDRPETFMDKRCRIYGKVFKSHIFGSPTIVSTDAEVSKFVLQSDAKTFVPSYPKSLTELMGESSILLINGSLQRKIHGLIGAFFKSPHLKAQITKDMHKYVQESMETWEDDHPIYVQDEAKNIAFQVLVKALISLNPGEEMELLKKQFQEFISGLMSLPINIPGTQLYRSLKAKKKMANLVQNIIQARRKNGVSAASWVPKDVLDVLLNDSNEQLTDDLLADNMIDMMIPGEDSVPVLMTLAVKYLSDCPTALQQLTEENLELKKLKAQLGQPLRWSDYLSLPFTQTDKDTSTTCNFTPFGGGQRLCPGLDLARLEASIFLHHLVTQFSWEAEEDTVVNFPTVRMKRRMPIWVKTKSRGDP, via the exons ATGATGGACATGAGTATGTGGATTGTGTTAGGGACAGCAATTTTCTTGACCACCATGATTCTCTACAGGAAAAGGTTTAGACTCAGATCATTACAGAGAAGCACACTTCCTTTAGGCACTCTTGGATGGCCATTTATCGGGGAAACAATTGAGTTTGTATCTTGTGCTTACTCTGACCGCCCTGAGACATTCATGGATAAACGTTGCCGCAT ATATGGCAAGGTGTTTAAGTCACATATATTTGGAAGTCCGACCATTGTTTCGACGGATGCAGAAGTAAGTAAATTTGTTCTTCAAAGTGATGCAAAGACTTTTGTGCCGTCTTACCCCAAATCTCTCACGGAGCTGATGGGGGAATCTTCCATTTTGCTCATCAATGGGAGCCTACAAAGGAAAATCCATGGACTTATTGGAGCCTTCTTCAAGTCCCCACATCTCAAGGCTCAAATTACCAAGGACATGCACAAGTATGTTCAGGAATCGATGGAAACTTGGGAAGATGACCATCCCATATACGTACAAGATGAAGCCAAAAAc ATTGCGTTTCAAGTACTAGTCAAGGCATTGATTAGTTTGAATCCAGGTGAAGAAATGGAGCTTCTAAAGAAACAGTTCCAAGAATTCATCTCTGGACTCATGTCTTTACCCATAAACATTCCGGGAACTCAGCTATATCGATCACTAAAG GCAAAGAAGAAAATGGCTAATTTGGTACAAAATATAATCCAAGCTAGAAGAAAAAATGGCGTCTCGGCGGCCAGCTGGGTTCCGAAAGACGTGTTGGATGTTTTACTCAATGATTCAAACGAGCAATTAACGGACGATCTACTAGCAGATAACATGATTGACATGATGATTCCAGGAGAAGATTCAGTGCCGGTTCTTATGACTCTTGCAGTGAAATACCTCTCGGATTGCCCCACTGCTCTGCAGCAATTAACG GAGGAAAACTTGGAGCTGAAAAAACTCAAAGCTCAGCTTGGACAGCCTTTACGTTGGAGTGATTACTTATCATTGCCATTTACACAAACC GACAAAGACACGAGCACTACTTGTAATTTCACACCTTTTGGAGGTGGACAAAGGCTGTGTCCAGGCCTTGACTTGGCCAGGCTGGAAGCTTCCATCTTCCTGCACCACTTGGTCACTCAGTTCAG TTGGGAGGCTGAGGAAGATACAGTTGTTAACTTCCCCACTGTAAGAATGAAGAGGAGGATGCCAATATGGGTCAAAACCAAAAGTAGAGGTGACCCCTAA
- the LOC122300964 gene encoding protein FLX-like 3, translating to MAGRNRGPREAFNDRHGYALEGPFIRGPPMPRPPPPHPALLEEELEMQHAEMRRLLGDNRMLVEDRMALHRELGATKEELHRMNIIVADARAEQEIRCRELREKGLKLEADLRAAEPLKNEAAQLRTEVQKLNNLRQDLATQVKGLTQDSVRLQADNQQIPRLKAEIDGMHRELMHVRAALDYEKKANIELMEQRQTMEKNLVSMAREVERLRAEFANADSRPWGSGGPYGTKFSSSDGIFSAPYGDGYGVHLGTADKGPRYGLGPASLGRPDKPRTTRR from the exons ATGGCTGGGAGAAACCGAGGTCCTCGTGAAGCCTTCAATGACAGGCATGGTTACGCACTTGAAGGGCCTTTCATTCGGGGACCTCCAATGCCTaggcctcctcctcctcatcctgcTTTGTTGGAGGAAGAGCTTGAAATGCAGCATGCTGAGATGCGGAGGCTCTTAGGCGATAATAGGATGCTGGTTGAAGACCGTATGGCTCTGCATCGAGAGCTTGGTGCTACTAAGGAGGAGCTTCATCGCATGAATATCATTGTTGCTGATGCCCGTGCAGAACAAGAAATCCGCTGTAGGGAGCTTAGGGAGAAAGGTCTGAAGCTAGAGGCTGATCTCCGAGCTGCTGAGCCTCTGAAAAATGAGGCTGCACAACTTCGCACAGAAGTTCAGAAGTTGAATAACCTTAGGCAGGACCTTGCAACGCAAGTTAAGGGCCTCACTCAAGACAGTGTAAGATTGCAAGCTGATAATCAACAGATTCCTCGTTTAAAGGCAGAGATTGATGGGATGCACCGGGAGCTTATGCATGTTAG AGCGGCACTTGATTATGAGAAGAAGGCAAACATTGAGCTGATGGAACAGAGACAGACAATGGAAAAGAACTTGGTTTCCATGGCTCGTGAAGTTGAGAGGCTACGTGCAGAATTTGCAAATGCTGACAGTAGGCCATGGGGTTCTG GTGGACCATATGGGACAAAATTCAGCAGCTCAGATGGCATCTTTTCTGCACCTTATGGAGATGGCTATGGGGTTCACCTG GGCACTGCTGACAAAGGTCCTCGGTATGGTCTGGGTCCAGCTTCATTGGGCAGACCTGACAAGCCTCGCACGACTCGTCGTTGA